The Silene latifolia isolate original U9 population chromosome 4, ASM4854445v1, whole genome shotgun sequence region caacatttaaaacataacaagcccaaaagaaggaagtatgtaaaatccccatataaattatagtgaacccaatctataaaatataatgagcggTAGTGAATAAACGTTTCAGTTCTCATTCacatgttacttgaacaaagtataaataaccgataacaaatgaattaactaatacggaacacgagacaaaacgtaaataaaccaaaatccgaactacccataagcatatacgagtcaacaagggaaaactttggtcacgatacgaataaaaagcataaacaaccatcatacacaaaggatatatatatttatagaacttgaaacggtaaaacgggTGCCATTTACTCATATAgactccgaatcgagtgattcaagtggctaaaccacctaatttttcgacgccggtccatctgtcatatttttaGTGGCATTGGAATTTTCACCGGTCAGATACGACGGGGTCCAGGCCAACACGGGTCACCCAAAATAGTCTCAAAAATGCAACTTTAGTAAGTATGGAACTATGAAATAATATATTCCCGTATTATGTGGGATATGTACGGAATATATATTATTTCATACTTATCTTGTAAATATTTAGTTGCTAATTTGTGGTTATCCTTTCCTTATTCTTAGGCCTTAACTTAGGAATAGTTAGCTGTCACTGCTGTATATAATAAGCTTTAGATCATCGACATTGTTAtcaataaaaattaacacaataCAGGCATATTGCCAACCTTCGACAATCAATTCTCTCATATTTTAACATGGCATCAGAGCAGGATTAATTCCTAGCTCctgcgttttttttttcaatacaaaaaaaaaacaatcataaTACACGACAATCACAATGACAAAAATCGGAAGCAAATCCGAATCTGAAGTTCCTGAATCGAACATCATACCACCTTCATCTCCGCTATTTTTACATCCTTCGGAAAGTCCGAGCCTCAAATTAACTTCAATCACTTTCAACGGTGAAAATTATGATCTCTGGGCTGATGCCGTCAAGAATGGGTTAGAAGCCAAGAATAAATTGGGGCTTGTTGATGGGACAGTGCCGAAGCCAGAGGGAAGGAGGAAGGGAATTGTGAAGTCGTAGCATGGCGTCAATGCAATGCCATGATAAAGGCTTGGTTGCGAAGTGTGATTGACGAGAAATTGCATCCAAGCATAGCTTTTTCTGGGACCGTTGTCGAAATCTGGAAGGAACTCAAGGAGCATTATGCTGCCGGGAATGCAGGACGTATTCATCAACTAAAAGGCGACATCATAGCGTGCAGGCAAGGTAATCGTTCTATCGTAGATTATTATACGAATTTGAAGTCCCTATGGGACGAACTCGGTACATATAGCCGAGTACCCACCTGTACATGTGGTGCTGCCACTGAATTTCTTAAAGAAAAAGAGGAGGAAAAAATCCACCAATTAATAATGGGACTTAATAGTGCTTTATACGATAATATTCGTTCCAATTTATTGATGGAAGACTACCTCACCTCTCTCAATCGAGTCTATGGGATCCTTTTAAGGGAAGAGCGACACAAAGCAGTCACTCGCATCAGAGATGAGCCTGCAACGGAAGTCGCTATGGCTGCACAAACTGGTAGTGGTCGTGGCACCAGTCAACAACCAGATTCCAAGGACTACGAACCCCCGCGATGCACTCACTACAAGAAGTGGTACCATACGGAGGCCAATTGTTGGGAAAAGTTAGGAATTAATGGCAGGGATCGTGGAAGAGGAAGGAGAGGAGGGCGAGGTGGTAGAGGTGGACGCGGTCCAGGAACTAATAATCAAACCGCGAACACCGTGTCAACCAATGATGAAGGAGACTCCTCAAAACAAGCTCTCACTGCGACGGAAATCGAGCAAGTACGAACCCTTCTTGATACCAGAGGTGAAAGTAGTGAAAAATTAAAAAGTAATCGCTCTGTTAATTTGAATGATTGGATGCTCGATAGTGGGTGCTCCCACCATATGACAGGTTGTAAGGAAATACTTTGCGAGCCATGGAAAGGAGCGCCGTCGAATGTTGCTTTACCGGATGGCTCGTCCATTGTCGCTACTGAACATGGGAGAGTTATTCTCACAAACAATtttattttacaagatgtgttatATGTGCCGAATTTGACGTGTCATTTAATTTCAATTCCGCAACTCATTCGTGAAAATAATTGCTTAGTGGTTTTTAATCCTAATTGTTGTATAATACAAG contains the following coding sequences:
- the LOC141653837 gene encoding uncharacterized protein LOC141653837, giving the protein MIKAWLRSVIDEKLHPSIAFSGTVVEIWKELKEHYAAGNAGRIHQLKGDIIACRQGNRSIVDYYTNLKSLWDELGTYSRVPTCTCGAATEFLKEKEEEKIHQLIMGLNSALYDNIRSNLLMEDYLTSLNRVYGILLREERHKAVTRIRDEPATEVAMAAQTGSGRGTSQQPDSKDYEPPRCTHYKKWYHTEANCWEKLGINGRDRGRGRRGGRGGRGGRGPGTNNQTANTVSTNDEGDSSKQALTATEIEQVRTLLDTRGESSEKLKNQSTKTEIGRGELRDGVYYMTRVGNVVARVGVDEARVWHQRLGHPSSHVFTSFSKLISKQ